A genomic region of Oceaniferula marina contains the following coding sequences:
- a CDS encoding ROK family protein — MITPQAKITPVLDPDFVPAVLWNRAFEEKISSDPGAHDVEIALCRTDGTVFRRSVRVLNHEGENQATNIKYIERLIKFMLWGLGGSQIHIAGDDAIAASLSEFYTSEGRQRFDWEIIGNGMFGEHIKVIACTLEDIPAENNAAAPLGRHLEGCRIGFDLGGSDRKCAAVMDGEVVFSEEVPWDPYFQSDPSYQYEGIVDSLRLAAEHLPRVDAIGGSSAGIYINNDVRVASLFRGITDKDLFGEKVRPMFKNIMAEEYPGIPFEVINDGEVTALAGSISMNTNAVLGVAMGTSEAVGYVDPQGNVTAQINELAFAPIDYRENGPVDEWSGDEGCGVQFFSQQGVARLAPAAGFDFGDMPFPEQLVEVQKAMADGDERAAKIYQTIGTCFGYAIAHYADFYDIETLIIMGRATSGPGGQIMIDSAEDVLKLEFPALAEKINITQPDEKMKRHGQAVAAASLPALPPTS, encoded by the coding sequence ATGATCACACCACAAGCAAAAATCACACCCGTCCTCGACCCCGACTTTGTTCCTGCAGTCCTTTGGAACCGCGCGTTTGAAGAAAAAATAAGCTCCGACCCAGGAGCCCATGATGTCGAAATCGCCTTGTGTCGAACCGATGGAACCGTGTTTCGCCGATCCGTGCGGGTCCTCAATCACGAAGGGGAAAACCAGGCCACCAACATCAAATACATTGAGCGCCTGATCAAGTTCATGCTTTGGGGCCTTGGAGGAAGCCAAATCCACATTGCAGGCGATGACGCCATCGCGGCATCACTCAGTGAGTTTTACACATCGGAGGGCCGGCAACGCTTCGACTGGGAAATCATTGGTAACGGCATGTTTGGTGAACACATCAAAGTGATTGCCTGCACACTCGAAGACATCCCTGCCGAAAACAACGCAGCAGCCCCACTGGGCAGACACCTTGAGGGCTGCCGTATCGGGTTTGACCTCGGAGGATCCGACCGTAAATGCGCTGCGGTGATGGATGGTGAGGTCGTTTTTTCCGAAGAGGTGCCATGGGATCCCTATTTCCAGTCAGACCCCTCCTATCAATATGAAGGGATCGTTGACTCGCTGCGACTCGCCGCCGAGCATTTACCACGAGTCGACGCCATTGGAGGATCGTCCGCAGGGATCTACATCAACAACGACGTCCGAGTTGCATCACTTTTCCGAGGCATCACCGATAAAGACCTGTTTGGGGAAAAAGTCAGACCTATGTTCAAGAACATCATGGCGGAAGAATACCCAGGCATTCCTTTTGAAGTCATCAATGACGGTGAGGTCACCGCACTTGCGGGCTCCATCAGCATGAATACCAACGCCGTTCTCGGCGTCGCCATGGGGACATCCGAAGCCGTGGGCTATGTCGATCCGCAGGGTAACGTCACCGCCCAAATCAACGAACTTGCCTTTGCTCCGATTGATTACCGTGAAAACGGCCCCGTCGATGAATGGTCCGGTGATGAAGGCTGCGGCGTGCAGTTCTTCAGCCAACAAGGGGTCGCTCGGCTTGCACCCGCGGCAGGCTTTGATTTTGGTGACATGCCTTTCCCGGAACAACTTGTCGAAGTGCAAAAAGCCATGGCCGATGGTGACGAAAGGGCGGCTAAAATCTACCAGACCATCGGAACGTGCTTTGGATATGCCATTGCCCATTACGCCGATTTCTACGATATCGAAACATTGATCATCATGGGCCGTGCCACCTCCGGACCCGGAGGTCAAATCATGATCGACTCGGCAGAAGACGTGCTCAAGCTGGAATTTCCAGCCCTGGCTGAAAAAATCAATATCACCCAACCGGACGAAAAAATGAAGCGTCATGGACAGGCTGTTGCCGCAGCGTCTCTACCAGCACTCCCCCCGACGAGCTAA
- a CDS encoding arylsulfatase, with translation MNLSLPSPALMLAVMLLSTGAIPAQTKAPQDSRPNIIVILVDDMGFSDIGCYGGEIDTPTIDKLASEGLRFTQFYNCGRCCPTRASLLTGLYPHKTGIGFMTAQDFGKPGYRADLNRQCVTIAEALKTSGYSTYMTGKWHVSKDFSEDGPKHNWPLQRGFDKFYGTLLAAGSQWDPITLTEGNSYTKMKPGEFYTEILTNKACEYIQQHDTQKPFFLYLAHTAPHWPLHARQKVIEKYRGRFAAGWDKLRAQRLERLKALGILPKESQLSSRDAKVPAWDSIPHKEWEQSRFEAFAAMVDHIDQSTASLLETLDSKGVRNNTLILFLSDNGGDKQEHMYGEIGNTGKPWAYMRYVPLYTPDGAPVIAGDIPGWKLGPANTYGGYGTKWAHLSNAPFKKFKKDTYEGGISTPMIAYWPKGIKAKNQLRHQPSHVADIMATCLELAQTPYPKSYQGQTLKPLDGKSLLPVFEKDQKNHKSLFWEHHGNRAARVGDWKIVAGYQQAWELYHISKDRTETQNLASQHPEKVKELSGLYDQWAANSDVIPREQLNIPEIPPSDNPLVRSKKEIEAYLKVANEELKKHGFRQLQTEKQ, from the coding sequence ATGAACCTTTCTCTTCCATCTCCAGCTCTCATGCTTGCGGTAATGCTTCTAAGCACCGGAGCTATACCAGCCCAGACAAAAGCGCCCCAAGACTCCAGGCCTAATATCATTGTTATTTTAGTTGATGATATGGGGTTTTCGGACATCGGGTGTTACGGTGGAGAGATCGACACACCAACAATCGACAAGCTTGCCTCCGAAGGGCTGAGGTTTACCCAGTTTTACAATTGTGGTCGATGCTGCCCAACGCGGGCCAGTCTTCTGACCGGTCTCTATCCTCACAAAACCGGGATCGGGTTTATGACCGCTCAGGATTTTGGCAAACCCGGATACCGGGCTGACCTCAACAGGCAATGTGTCACCATTGCTGAAGCCTTAAAAACGTCAGGCTACAGCACCTACATGACTGGCAAGTGGCATGTTAGTAAGGATTTTTCCGAAGACGGGCCCAAACACAACTGGCCGCTCCAGCGAGGGTTCGACAAATTTTATGGAACGCTGTTAGCCGCAGGAAGCCAGTGGGACCCCATTACTCTGACCGAAGGAAACAGCTACACAAAAATGAAGCCCGGTGAGTTTTACACGGAAATCCTCACAAACAAAGCATGTGAATACATCCAACAGCACGACACCCAAAAACCCTTTTTTCTCTACCTCGCTCATACAGCTCCCCACTGGCCGTTGCATGCCCGCCAAAAAGTCATTGAAAAATACAGAGGGCGATTTGCAGCAGGCTGGGACAAACTCCGGGCCCAGCGTCTGGAACGCCTGAAGGCATTAGGCATTCTCCCCAAAGAAAGCCAACTCTCATCAAGAGATGCAAAAGTCCCGGCGTGGGACAGTATTCCACACAAAGAGTGGGAGCAAAGCCGGTTCGAGGCATTCGCAGCCATGGTCGACCATATTGATCAGAGCACGGCAAGCCTTCTCGAAACGCTCGACAGCAAAGGGGTCCGAAACAACACACTCATCCTCTTTCTCTCCGATAACGGTGGAGATAAACAGGAACACATGTATGGCGAAATCGGAAACACGGGTAAACCCTGGGCATACATGCGCTACGTTCCGCTCTATACACCGGACGGAGCCCCAGTAATCGCCGGCGATATCCCAGGTTGGAAACTCGGCCCGGCCAACACATATGGAGGCTACGGAACCAAATGGGCTCACCTCAGCAACGCCCCGTTCAAAAAATTCAAAAAGGACACCTACGAAGGAGGAATTTCAACCCCGATGATCGCCTACTGGCCCAAGGGTATCAAAGCCAAAAACCAACTTCGCCACCAACCATCCCACGTCGCAGACATAATGGCAACCTGTCTCGAACTAGCACAAACGCCGTATCCCAAAAGCTATCAAGGCCAAACACTCAAGCCGCTGGACGGCAAGAGCTTGCTCCCGGTATTTGAGAAAGATCAAAAAAACCACAAATCCCTCTTCTGGGAACACCACGGCAACCGAGCGGCGCGTGTGGGAGATTGGAAAATTGTTGCGGGCTACCAGCAAGCATGGGAGCTCTACCACATCTCCAAAGATCGGACCGAAACACAAAACCTAGCATCCCAACACCCTGAAAAAGTCAAAGAACTCAGTGGCCTCTACGACCAATGGGCAGCAAATTCAGATGTTATCCCCCGCGAACAACTCAATATCCCCGAAATCCCACCATCTGACAACCCTCTGGTCAGAAGCAAAAAAGAAATTGAGGCCTACTTGAAAGTCGCAAACGAGGAACTCAAAAAACATGGATTTCGCCAACTCCAAACAGAAAAACAATAA
- a CDS encoding amidohydrolase family protein, producing MNTSDHHFYQKLTSSGKAVRWIRVGHLLTGHAPQAITMGHVVYNAESILYAGKEAPPAAIVQEKHRPDLTMPDHTLLPGLIEAHAHLFLQGAELDAEKRKQHLIQSPEALLSQATPRLAMLPRFGVIAVRDAGDKDGVGLALSKSYRSHHKAARASAYIDSPGAAIHHQGRYGSFMGSPLEQHADAADCVAARVAEGADRIKLIPTSIINFKKGMVTAKPQMDTEELSAFTKAAREHGKQSFAHASGDVGIDHVIAAGVDTVEHGFFIRFDQLDRMLEKNIAWVPTFAPVQKQIDHAEIMAWDEDCLANLKKIIENHKDSLRYAHQIGVTIIAGSDAGSYGVPHGEGLLYELELMQEAGLPPINVINTATGNSSKRLDFHEKFGLIQEGYQSRMILSAHHPEENVTNLRKNHLCLFDGTVIESDNDISFM from the coding sequence ATGAACACCAGCGATCATCATTTCTATCAGAAACTTACCAGTTCAGGGAAAGCCGTCAGGTGGATTCGGGTCGGCCACCTTCTCACCGGCCATGCACCTCAAGCGATCACGATGGGGCATGTGGTCTATAATGCAGAATCCATCCTCTACGCAGGAAAAGAAGCCCCCCCCGCAGCGATCGTTCAAGAAAAGCATCGGCCCGACCTCACCATGCCGGATCACACGCTGCTTCCCGGCCTCATTGAAGCCCATGCCCACCTCTTTCTTCAAGGAGCAGAACTCGATGCCGAAAAACGAAAACAACACCTCATCCAGAGCCCCGAGGCATTGCTCTCTCAAGCAACACCTCGACTTGCCATGCTTCCCCGGTTTGGAGTCATTGCCGTGCGCGATGCCGGAGACAAAGATGGTGTCGGCCTGGCTTTAAGTAAAAGCTATCGCTCACACCATAAAGCGGCTCGGGCGTCGGCCTACATTGACAGCCCCGGTGCTGCGATTCATCATCAGGGGCGATACGGAAGTTTCATGGGGAGCCCGCTCGAGCAACATGCTGACGCTGCAGATTGTGTGGCCGCTCGGGTCGCCGAAGGAGCCGATCGCATTAAACTCATCCCAACCAGCATCATCAACTTCAAAAAGGGCATGGTCACGGCCAAACCCCAAATGGACACGGAGGAGCTCAGCGCTTTCACCAAGGCCGCACGCGAGCATGGCAAGCAAAGCTTCGCCCATGCATCCGGCGATGTCGGCATCGATCACGTCATCGCCGCCGGAGTGGATACCGTCGAACACGGGTTCTTCATCCGTTTTGACCAGCTCGACCGGATGCTTGAAAAAAACATCGCTTGGGTTCCCACATTTGCACCCGTTCAAAAACAAATCGATCACGCGGAGATCATGGCCTGGGATGAGGATTGTCTCGCAAACTTGAAAAAAATCATCGAAAACCATAAGGACAGCCTACGCTATGCACATCAAATCGGAGTGACGATCATCGCAGGCAGTGACGCCGGATCCTACGGAGTCCCCCACGGCGAAGGTTTGCTTTACGAACTGGAGTTGATGCAGGAGGCAGGATTGCCCCCGATCAATGTCATCAACACCGCGACCGGAAACAGCTCAAAGAGACTGGACTTCCATGAAAAATTCGGACTCATTCAAGAAGGCTATCAAAGCAGAATGATTCTAAGTGCCCATCACCCCGAAGAGAATGTGACCAATCTTCGCAAAAATCATCTCTGTCTATTTGATGGAACGGTCATCGAGTCCGATAACGATATTTCGTTCATGTAA
- a CDS encoding dihydropteroate synthase gives MSKQLNIIGELINNAYARARRAWADRNLEGFQNLAKVQTNLGARYLTLNIDGTSTMQVKQEEMLDFLPTLVPALQQATSTPISFDNPAVEFHRVGLSHYDRTKSPAPILNSLAASRDQLDEMIDLVREFDTRVIVIASEKFTEHGGSEACLKAEDVHQTAAYFVDRLKSEAARTNDDIIIDPGLAPVGADTYGLINVGLDGMQLIRQDAELHGCHMMVGLSNFAWGTPKHARHQLENAYLTLAMENGLDYALANPEKAPRPLEATSNLVAKLRAALEEGRPSQGVTQEEAGYDQAEAIMDICDDLEQA, from the coding sequence ATGTCCAAACAACTTAACATCATCGGTGAACTCATCAATAACGCCTATGCCCGGGCCCGCCGTGCATGGGCAGATCGTAACCTCGAAGGGTTCCAAAACTTGGCTAAAGTTCAGACCAATCTCGGAGCCCGATACCTGACACTCAATATTGATGGAACCTCCACCATGCAGGTCAAACAAGAGGAAATGCTCGATTTCCTCCCGACGCTGGTCCCGGCACTCCAACAAGCTACCAGCACCCCGATCAGCTTCGATAACCCAGCCGTTGAGTTCCACCGCGTAGGCCTCAGCCATTACGACCGGACAAAAAGCCCGGCTCCGATTCTCAATTCTCTGGCAGCTTCACGCGACCAACTGGATGAAATGATTGATTTGGTCAGAGAGTTCGATACCCGGGTCATTGTGATTGCTTCAGAAAAATTTACAGAGCATGGGGGCAGCGAGGCATGCCTGAAAGCTGAAGACGTCCATCAAACTGCCGCTTATTTTGTGGATCGATTAAAAAGTGAAGCAGCAAGAACCAACGATGACATCATCATCGACCCCGGTCTCGCCCCTGTTGGTGCAGATACCTACGGCCTGATCAACGTAGGTCTCGACGGCATGCAATTGATCCGTCAAGATGCCGAACTACATGGCTGCCACATGATGGTCGGCTTATCAAACTTCGCCTGGGGAACCCCCAAACATGCCCGACACCAATTGGAAAATGCTTATCTCACCCTCGCGATGGAAAACGGCCTCGATTATGCCTTGGCCAACCCGGAAAAAGCACCCCGCCCACTGGAAGCCACCTCTAACCTTGTAGCCAAACTACGAGCTGCGCTTGAAGAAGGACGACCCAGCCAGGGAGTTACCCAGGAAGAAGCCGGATATGATCAGGCCGAAGCCATCATGGACATTTGCGACGACCTCGAACAAGCCTAA
- a CDS encoding methylenetetrahydrofolate reductase C-terminal domain-containing protein: protein MQSMREILTTSAEHPGSSFPIGMELVSTRGTMEEIKAVKAREFAMELAATDRIDWVSITDNAGGNPMLAPAALGKPLLENNKEVAIHLSCKDFNRNGLESVAWQLNSEGFHNILALSGDSPIDGHDGQAKPVFDIDSVGLITMLREMNQGLKVKAPGNTTRQLGMTRFFTGTVVNNFKRHESEVIPQYLKLDKKIENGARYIINQIGYDARKMDELLRYMQRQGHQQVPLVGNVYVLNPFVAQIFHTRKIPGVYVNDQLLHIAEKQQQSADKGRAFFYEFAAKQLAIYRGLGYHAGYLGGVHNYNAVDQILNIEQSFSGDDWKQFAREFSFSHPEEFYLFDQDETSGLSSNELNPSYLKSLENRSGRDLSYSLSKQFHSLMFTPGKGLAPLCTRICQNAKDPSQGPAWMRAVERLSKNLLFSCKDCGDCSLPETAFLCPESQCAKNQRNGPCGGTRDGLCEVADKACIWARAYDRLKPDAEELQLLKHVPTLQDQSLRGTSGWANCWLERDHIAAKKK from the coding sequence ATGCAATCAATGCGCGAGATCCTGACCACCTCTGCCGAACATCCCGGCTCCTCGTTTCCGATCGGGATGGAATTGGTGTCGACCCGGGGAACCATGGAGGAAATCAAAGCCGTCAAGGCCCGGGAGTTTGCCATGGAACTGGCCGCAACGGATCGTATCGACTGGGTATCCATCACGGACAATGCCGGAGGCAATCCAATGTTAGCACCCGCAGCATTGGGTAAGCCTTTGCTCGAAAACAACAAGGAGGTGGCGATCCACCTTTCCTGTAAAGACTTCAATCGGAACGGGCTGGAAAGTGTCGCTTGGCAGCTTAATTCCGAAGGGTTCCATAACATCCTGGCTCTGAGTGGCGACTCTCCGATCGACGGTCATGACGGGCAGGCAAAACCCGTATTTGATATCGATTCCGTAGGGCTGATCACCATGCTCCGGGAAATGAACCAGGGGCTCAAGGTCAAAGCCCCCGGCAACACCACCCGCCAACTCGGCATGACTCGCTTTTTCACAGGTACCGTCGTCAATAATTTTAAGCGACACGAAAGCGAAGTCATCCCCCAGTACCTGAAGCTCGATAAAAAAATTGAAAACGGGGCCAGATATATCATCAACCAAATCGGTTACGATGCCCGCAAGATGGACGAACTCCTCCGCTACATGCAGCGACAAGGTCATCAGCAGGTTCCACTCGTTGGCAACGTCTACGTGCTCAACCCCTTTGTGGCTCAAATTTTTCATACCCGCAAAATCCCCGGAGTCTACGTAAACGACCAACTCTTGCACATTGCCGAGAAACAGCAACAATCAGCCGACAAAGGACGTGCGTTTTTTTACGAATTCGCAGCCAAACAACTGGCCATTTACCGCGGACTTGGCTACCACGCCGGATACCTCGGTGGTGTACACAACTACAATGCGGTCGATCAAATCCTGAACATTGAACAAAGTTTCAGCGGGGACGACTGGAAGCAGTTTGCCCGTGAGTTTTCATTTTCCCATCCAGAGGAATTCTATCTTTTTGATCAGGACGAGACAAGTGGCCTGTCCTCCAACGAACTGAACCCCAGCTATCTCAAGTCATTGGAAAATCGGTCTGGGAGAGATCTCAGCTACAGTTTATCCAAACAATTTCACAGTCTCATGTTCACGCCGGGCAAGGGCTTGGCCCCCTTATGCACCCGCATCTGTCAGAACGCCAAGGATCCATCACAAGGGCCTGCCTGGATGCGAGCTGTCGAGCGACTCAGTAAAAACCTGCTATTTTCATGCAAAGACTGCGGGGACTGTTCACTCCCCGAAACAGCCTTTCTCTGCCCGGAGTCCCAATGCGCCAAAAATCAACGCAACGGCCCCTGCGGCGGCACCCGAGACGGACTTTGCGAAGTAGCCGACAAAGCATGCATCTGGGCACGCGCCTATGACCGACTCAAGCCCGACGCAGAAGAGCTCCAGCTCCTGAAACACGTCCCCACGCTACAAGACCAGTCGCTGCGCGGCACGTCAGGATGGGCCAATTGCTGGCTCGAAAGAGATCATATTGCAGCCAAGAAAAAGTGA
- a CDS encoding uroporphyrinogen decarboxylase family protein, whose protein sequence is MTDRERYLATMRYQSVDKPFVTEWGYWPETIERWVEEGAPADLHWNSSDDNTTDAYFGHDSYRTYLPVCLDLFPAFEVQQLEDRGETELVQQYDGVQVVQSKRMGSIPHPERFVLTDQESWEKHYKPKFDPEIPGRVADNCMEVYQQWIDNGKQSPLVVGPTSMFGWLRNWMGFEEAVMLKYEDPDLLEEIVTTIADCAIATLGKLFEMGIKPDILYFWEDICFNSGPMIDPDSAREFLLPHYKRITDFCKQHGMDLFALDSDGRLDHLIPVWLEGGINIIYPVEIGTCGSDVLELRKTFGKDLRMMGGFDKRILAKGKEEIDAEVERLAPLIKEGGYVAFCDHHVPPDVPLENYRYFIDAVRSI, encoded by the coding sequence ATGACTGATAGAGAACGTTACCTCGCCACCATGCGTTACCAGAGCGTGGACAAACCCTTCGTGACCGAATGGGGCTACTGGCCCGAAACCATCGAACGCTGGGTCGAGGAAGGGGCTCCGGCCGACTTGCACTGGAACAGCAGTGACGACAACACCACCGATGCTTACTTCGGCCACGATTCGTATCGAACCTATCTGCCTGTTTGCCTGGATCTTTTCCCAGCCTTCGAGGTGCAACAGCTGGAGGACCGTGGTGAAACCGAACTGGTTCAGCAATACGACGGAGTTCAGGTGGTGCAATCAAAGCGAATGGGGTCGATCCCCCACCCTGAACGTTTTGTGTTAACCGATCAGGAAAGTTGGGAAAAGCACTACAAACCCAAATTCGACCCGGAGATCCCCGGTCGCGTTGCCGACAACTGCATGGAGGTCTATCAACAATGGATCGACAATGGCAAACAATCACCTCTGGTTGTCGGACCAACCAGCATGTTCGGGTGGTTACGCAACTGGATGGGATTCGAAGAAGCTGTGATGCTTAAGTATGAGGACCCCGATCTACTTGAAGAAATAGTCACCACGATCGCCGACTGCGCTATTGCAACCCTCGGCAAGCTTTTTGAAATGGGCATCAAGCCCGACATCCTCTATTTCTGGGAAGATATCTGTTTCAATTCAGGGCCGATGATCGATCCGGATTCAGCCCGTGAGTTTCTTCTACCTCATTACAAACGCATCACCGATTTCTGCAAGCAGCACGGAATGGATCTCTTTGCCTTGGATTCGGATGGGCGTCTCGACCACCTGATCCCAGTCTGGCTCGAGGGTGGTATTAACATCATCTATCCGGTGGAAATCGGAACCTGCGGCAGTGATGTTCTGGAGCTACGCAAAACCTTCGGTAAGGATCTCCGCATGATGGGAGGGTTTGACAAACGTATTCTGGCAAAAGGAAAAGAGGAAATCGATGCCGAAGTTGAGCGCTTAGCCCCTTTAATCAAGGAAGGTGGATATGTTGCGTTCTGTGACCACCACGTCCCACCAGACGTCCCACTGGAAAACTACCGGTATTTCATCGACGCCGTCCGCTCGATCTAG
- a CDS encoding corrinoid protein codes for MDHIHPLSQAIINGKRKLVPDLVQECLDAGETAQFVVEERLVPGMMVVGERFKNNEIFVPEMLIAARAMKSALAILEPILVHDGFKPDFKAIIATVEGDLHDIGKNLVSMMWKGANIEVIDLGVNIPAAKFAEAVAEHKPNIVGLSALLTTTMPAMRDAIDAIKETGHPVKIVIGGAPVTQDFADEVGADGYAQDAGTAADLALSLLKA; via the coding sequence ATGGACCACATACATCCTCTATCACAAGCCATTATCAACGGAAAACGCAAACTCGTTCCCGACCTCGTCCAAGAATGCCTGGATGCCGGAGAAACAGCCCAGTTCGTCGTCGAAGAACGACTCGTCCCTGGGATGATGGTCGTTGGGGAACGATTCAAAAACAACGAAATCTTCGTTCCTGAAATGCTGATTGCCGCCCGAGCCATGAAATCCGCTCTGGCTATCCTCGAGCCCATCCTCGTGCATGATGGATTTAAGCCCGACTTCAAAGCCATCATTGCAACCGTCGAAGGTGACCTTCACGACATTGGTAAAAACCTGGTATCCATGATGTGGAAAGGCGCTAATATCGAGGTCATTGATCTTGGAGTGAACATTCCAGCCGCCAAATTCGCCGAAGCCGTTGCAGAGCACAAACCCAACATCGTCGGCCTCTCCGCTCTTCTCACGACCACCATGCCGGCCATGCGCGATGCCATTGATGCCATCAAGGAAACCGGACATCCGGTCAAAATCGTCATCGGAGGTGCTCCTGTAACCCAGGATTTTGCCGATGAGGTTGGAGCTGACGGCTACGCCCAGGACGCGGGGACAGCCGCCGACCTCGCACTGAGCTTGCTCAAGGCCTAG
- a CDS encoding helix-turn-helix transcriptional regulator, translated as MNHFPSIPLLEHQPYDRVRELYLYLEPSLLGAIRQGNTSEARGIINQVLVQIYSAGEERNDLLKGLLLELVVMMSRAAIEAGASQSDVLGMNFRSITRLASIDDDEQLSKWLTDSIEHIMATIGKQNDFTPPILITKALDYMRHHISEELSRDEVARHAGISPSHFSRLLKKRTGRSFTQLLRQCRVDMAIELLADRQLTLADIASRCGFCDQSYFTNVFQDSKGLTPGQYRETVKPHPASYPNHESKEQPAISTRAQ; from the coding sequence ATGAACCACTTTCCATCGATCCCTCTGCTTGAGCATCAACCCTACGACAGGGTCCGCGAACTCTATCTCTATCTGGAGCCATCCCTGCTGGGAGCCATCCGCCAGGGCAACACCTCGGAAGCCCGGGGAATCATCAATCAAGTTCTGGTCCAAATCTACAGCGCTGGAGAAGAACGCAACGACCTGCTCAAAGGTCTCCTGCTCGAACTCGTCGTGATGATGTCACGTGCAGCCATCGAGGCTGGAGCCAGTCAGTCCGATGTGCTCGGCATGAACTTCCGCTCCATCACCCGCCTAGCCTCTATCGATGACGATGAACAACTATCCAAATGGCTTACCGATAGTATCGAACACATCATGGCCACCATTGGCAAACAAAACGACTTTACTCCCCCCATCCTGATCACCAAGGCTCTGGACTATATGCGCCACCATATCAGCGAGGAGCTTTCCCGTGATGAAGTCGCCCGCCATGCCGGTATTTCTCCCAGTCATTTTTCGCGACTCCTGAAAAAACGCACCGGTCGTTCGTTTACCCAACTCCTTCGCCAGTGCCGGGTGGACATGGCCATTGAGCTTCTGGCCGACCGCCAACTCACCCTGGCTGACATCGCATCTCGCTGTGGCTTCTGTGACCAAAGTTATTTCACCAACGTCTTCCAAGACAGTAAAGGGCTCACTCCCGGTCAGTATCGCGAAACCGTCAAGCCGCACCCAGCCAGCTACCCCAACCACGAGTCAAAAGAGCAACCGGCAATAAGCACCAGAGCACAATAG